TCATGTCTGGGCCCTGGACTTGTCTGACCGGAGGGGAGTGGGTGGATGAGCTGGGAGAACACGAGACCCCTGGCAATGACGAAAGCACAGGGGGAACGTGGGGGGACCCCAGCCAGCCCCGTAACCCCTGCAGTGCCCACCCCAAGAGCCCCCGCTCACGGAGAAGGCGTTCCAGCCTGTCCCCCAACCTCGCTGCACATCCGCCACCCAACTGACACGGCGTCGGCTGCATCACAATAGCAACTCCAGGTTTTAAAAGGTCCCTCTGTGCCCCCCCGGGGTGCTGCAGGTGCTGAGATGCTATTGAGTCGCTGAGGGATGAACTGAGGGACCGAAGGGTCCCAGCCTATGCAAGGACATGGAGGGGTTTTTGCTTGCTAATGGCTACCAGCTCGGCAGGACCATTGGGGAGGGAATGTACTCCAAAGTGAAGGAGGCCTTCTCCCAAAAGCACCAGAAGAAAGtggcaattaaaataattgataAGAACAAAGGCCCAGAAGGTAAGAGGTGACCCCGAAAGGGCTCCAGGCTGAGGCACTGTCCCTACTCGGAGCCTTTTAATTCCCAACAGAAATCTAGTTTCCCACACTTGCCACCTGAGAGCAGatggggacgggacgggacgggacggggcgggggggggcagtgcTGGGGAGTCCAGCAGAGGAGCTCAGGGCCATGGCCTGAGGAACAGGACCTGTTTACACAGCCGCCCCTCCAACTACAAGGGCAGCAAAGCGCTGGTGGAGCCCGGCACCATCCCCCTCGACAAAGCATCCCTCGGGGAATGGGGCCAGACACCCCACAACAaccttccctccctctgccaAGTCCCAGGGGGGTGCCTGGAGCCAGCAGCACCTCAGGGACTTCCCCGTGAGCAAACCCACCTCCTCTCTCGGCAGAGTTTATTCGCAGATTCCTGCCCCGGGAGCTCCAGATCATCACGCGTTTGAACCACAAGAACATCATCCACGTGCACGAGATGCTGGAATCCGCAGAGGGGAAGATCTGCCTCGTGATGGAGCTGGCAGAGGACGGGGACATCTTTGACTACGTGGTCCGCGAGGGTCCCTTGCCCGAGCCCAGTGCCAGGACTCTCTTCTGCCAGCTGGTAGAGGCCATCCAGTACTGCCACAACAGCGGGGTGGCCCATCGCGACCTCAAGTGCGAGAACGCCCTGCTGCAGGGCCACACCTTGAAGCTCACGGATTTTGGCTTTGCCAAGCTGCTCCCCAGGGacagcagggagctgagctggACCTTCTGCGGCAGCACAGCCTACGCAGCCCCCGAGGTGCTGCAGGGTGTCCCCCACGACAGCCGCAAAGGCGATGTCTGGAGCATGGGTGTCATCCTCTACGTCCTGCTCTGTGCCCACCCACCCTTCGACGACACTGACATCCCCAACATGCTGCACCAGCAGCAGAAAGGCGTCCCCGTGCCCAGGCACCTAGAGATCTCCAAGGAGTGCCAGAACCTCCTGAAAATGCTCCTAGAACCAGATATGACACTGAGACCCTCCATCGAGGGGGTCAGCAGACACCCGTGGCTGACTAACGCCTGAGAAGGACTGGCCCTGCTCTCCCCAGATTGAACAGATTGTTTCTAAAATGATGATAAATTTGGAGGTCGGTGTTTCCCATCTATCTAGCCTCACGGGTGGTGTGCCAGGCCTCCGGCTAACAGAGGCAAGGTCTGGTTCATGCTAAGGCATTTTTATCGGCTCACTCAAAGCCCTCGGCCCTCAGCAGCAGGGAACAGGGCAGACACATCCTCTGAGCAGCCTGGGGTGGTGTGAATCCACCTTCCCGAGTTCAGCAAACCTTCCCTGAGGCAGGTGGGAGGAAAGGTGAAGCAGCTGCCATGCAGACCCTCTTGTGGCAGCCAACCCCTTCCCCGCAGGCAAAGGAAATGAGAACACCCGACACAGGCAAAGACTCTGTAGAATTCCTTTAATTGCTGTTAACTGCAAGTCTGTAAAAGGTTTGGAGAAAGTAATCTTTACAAAACTACCAGCTGTTAGAATTGTTCCTGGTTTTCACCCCAGCTAGAAAAGGCTCAGGGAGATGCAGAATAGTTCAGAACAGAGAATATTGCACAGACAACCAAATGGTTAATTtgactaaagagaaaaaaaaaccaaaagtgacACAGATGAGAGCACTGCACCCTCCGAGCTCTGCTGCAGGCCCAGGGATCCAGCTGCAACTCATACCATCAAACCCCGAGGGAACACAGCCCCAAGCCCCCTGTCCTGACACCCCCACTGGTGTCATCTACCCACAACAGGTTTTCCTGCTATAGCTAAATTTGAGCCCAGGACAGGGTGAGGCTGCAGCACATTTCAGATGCTCTGCCAGGCCCACCGTACACCAAGCAGGGGGAGAGTTGTAGCTCAGTCCCCAGCCCTTGTGTGTTTTGCAGGACAGACATGCTCTCGTGTAAGCGCCTGAAGTCACCGCTGCCACCAATGCACCTGTGAGGGCAGCTGCATTTGAGAATCTCCccaaagggggagggaaaaaaaccaaaacaaccaccaaaaccccaactcCTCCAAGTGCACCTAGGTTAATGCTatccaaaaccagaaagaaacccACAGCTCCAATGAACCAGCCCTGGAAGGGACAAAAGGACAAAGGTACCATGTATAAAACCACCACCCGAAAGGCTAGAGACAGAAGTGAGGGCTCTGTCCCCTTAGGGTAACTGTATATTAACAACAACCACTGAGGAGCATCTCGTGACATTAAAAGGGAACTGCCCCAAAAAGAGAGGCCATGGGTCCAAAGGAAGCATTGCAAGCAGTCACAGGGGGCTTAAGCAAAGGAACCCAAGTGAGCACAGCGAGGCTTGTGACCCTGATGGCCATGGAGCCTGGCACAGGTGGGACATGAGGGGAGTCAGATGAGTGGACAGATGCAGCCTCAGCCAGCAGGTACCACCTGTACTTGGGTGCTTCTGCCTCCCCCcaggctgggagagggaagggacgAGCCTCAGTGCCAAGGCAGAGGTTAAAGTGGTCAGTGGGCCAGACTGGGGCTTTGCGAGGGCTGAACTGGGCACCACAATGGAGGGGTTCTGCTCTCAGGGTGACCCAAATCACTGCCTGCCCTGAAGGGCTCAAGTAAGAGCAAGCCACAAGTACTTTGCTTGGAGAATTTAACTAGAAGTACACAAAacccagcagaggaaggcagtgcagctgcacagggagcagcagcaggcccTGGCTCTTAGAGGAGCTACTGCTCTTGCAGCAGGAAACAGGAGTTTCCATTAGAAAAAGCTTCCAATACAAAAAGCCAGGCAGAAGCTCAGGGTTTGGCAGGGAGTTTGGCTCCTTCCAGCAGGGCCCAGCTTTGGGTCAAAGCCACAAGTCAACTGCCTTTCTTTGCAGCAGAGTGGCACAGCAGAAAGGGCTTCTACTGCAGCATCTCCAGCCACCAGCCACTCCCTGCATGGGGGCTTTCTCCAGGGATGGCCTGGCCCACAGGGCAGAGCAGCAAGCGAGCTTGCATCCAAGAGCCTTTGAACTGTTGTATTGTAGATTACACGAGCACACACAAGCAATCAATCAGCCAGCTGGCAGTCTGGCAGCATCAAGCAATCCTGCCAGGTGTCCGAGTGCCCAG
The DNA window shown above is from Accipiter gentilis chromosome 17, bAccGen1.1, whole genome shotgun sequence and carries:
- the TSSK3 gene encoding testis-specific serine/threonine-protein kinase 3 → MEGFLLANGYQLGRTIGEGMYSKVKEAFSQKHQKKVAIKIIDKNKGPEEFIRRFLPRELQIITRLNHKNIIHVHEMLESAEGKICLVMELAEDGDIFDYVVREGPLPEPSARTLFCQLVEAIQYCHNSGVAHRDLKCENALLQGHTLKLTDFGFAKLLPRDSRELSWTFCGSTAYAAPEVLQGVPHDSRKGDVWSMGVILYVLLCAHPPFDDTDIPNMLHQQQKGVPVPRHLEISKECQNLLKMLLEPDMTLRPSIEGVSRHPWLTNA